In Rhizoctonia solani chromosome 6, complete sequence, the sequence AGCTACGTTCAGGATAAATCGAGTGGCCGCTCTAAAGTGGGGGCAATGAGCACTAGTTGAGTCTTTGAGCGAGAGCCCACTTACTCTCGAACAAGCGACATTGGCTGCGCTGAGCTCGCAGGATGGCCTACTCCCATCGCCTGGTTGACGCTGGCTGTATTCACCTTGTCATTGTTTGTCAACATGCTCCCGCCCAAACCGGCCATTCGGCGGAGCATATACTTGACGTTATTAACTTCAATGGGTTGGTAACTTCGCACTGCCGTGGCATGCATAGCGCTCGCCATGACCCGGCGGAGCTTGCGGAATCGCTCATCGGGTTGATGGAGACCAACCGATGTGTTGTAACCCATGCTATCAGCGGCCAAATGCAAATAGATGTTGTGGTCAGATTAGGTATATTTTTGACAAATGTCAACGTCAACGTCAACGTTAAGGAAGCCGCAAGGATTAGACTCACACGTCTCCCATCATCACTTCACGGGGTCGTCCGCTTGTCGAAGCAGCACGCTTGTCCAGCAATTCAACAGCGTCAGCGGCCGAATTGATAATAACCGTATTTGTGCCCATAAAATGAAGAGTGACTAAATTTCCTATTAAACCCAGCAAAATTGGAAGGTAAGCAACCAAAGATAAAGAAATCGCAAGCTATGTGGGAGCGAAGCGAATAATCCTTACCAAATGACTTCGTCCACTCCGCAGCAATAAGATGCAACCTAGGAGACTTGACCAGGTCGACATGTCCCCATATCGGATGAGCTGGCGGACCAGCTGGCAGGCGGCCGCGTCGAATGCGCCAGGAAATAACGCGGATAACGAGCGCACAAAGGCAGGCGCTAATGAGCACCAGAGGGGAATAAAGACTCGGACAGGAACCATGGGAGGCACACATTCAACTTTTTCTAGCCTACTGCGATTATATACGACTCGCGCCACCGACGGAGAAACGGAGTGTCTTGCTGAGATTGGTATCGTGCTTTCCGTTCTTGTGGGTCTTCCTTGCCCCTTCCTGGGTTCAACCATGTGCCTGTCCCTCACCAATATGCCTTTCATGGTCTATCATATTTCTCGACTAGCCTACAACTACCGGCCCCTATTCATTCGTACCTCATCGCGCCCAGACCCAGCCAATATCTCTCTTACACCTTAATCGTGGCTGTCGTTGAGGAGACTAGATCGATTATGCACGTCCCGTCGATGGGTATGTATTGTCGAGTGATAACCTTGATCGCCTCCTGAGCAACTAGTCCTCCTACTAGCGCCGCTGTTGTTGGCAATTCGGCCGTTGGTGCTCGGTGTCTAGCAAACCCCAGTTTGAGTCGGAATCAATCACATGCCATTGTGGTCGGCCCACAATAGGCGGCAAttgaaaagaaaaaaaggcTTGTCAGTAATTTCGCTTGTACAGCCATGCCAAGACAGTAGAAGGACATCTGCCAGAATCCCTCCCACGCCATAACTCTCCCTCATGCCCCTGCATTTGCGGGCTTGAAATATGCATGAAATACTCCGACATCCATCTCCGGGTTGACGGATAATCGGCTTCGGCTCTACACCAGCCACCCCGATCGGCTCCGCACGTCAATTAGTGGGCTTTGGATGGGGGCTGAGGTGCGAAAGGCGTGAAGGGCCAGTTTGGAAGAATCAGCGGAAAAGTGAATGGCTCGAAAAGAAGGGTGTATCAAGGAATATGATCTTTGGCGTAGGATACGAGATCTCAGTCGGACCAACGGCCGCATGAGAGTTACTCCCGTCACCGGAACGACAGTCCAACCAACGCTCGCCAACTCTCGAAGATTTGAGACTCAAAAAGATTGAATCGTATTCAATCCACGATGAGGTGACGTGAGGTAAACCAACAAACCGGTGTACCAATACGAAGATAACTCGAGGCAAGGCAAACCAAATTAAGGGTCCTACTCACAGCTCGCCCAGCGCTATCTTGCCCTCTTCACCAGCATCACCACCAATCAATGTATTGAAGCATTGCTCGAGTAGAACGTAATCCTCGTCTGATCCTGGGGTAGGTGATCGGCCGTGGGTAGTTTCGAATGCAAAACGCGTGCCAAGTGCAGCGAAGGTCGCAGTTCCGGACGGAGCAATAGCCAAGGACTGGGCTATACGCGCAAAATCGACGTTGGGCACAATAGTAAATAATAGCACCGAGTTTACAGTGGGCGATCGAGGCCGCATATACAATGTAGTTTATGCGACATGGATCCCATTCATCCGTGGTCGGTGTTAGGGTCGGGGAGATTGCCGTGCCCGCGTTGATTCATGTTACACGAATCGCAAAAATGCCGGGAAGTGTGTGGGTGACAGGCGAGTCGAGACCGAATATTCCCATGTCGAATGAACATCGCAATTTCGAGGTGTCCACATTGAGCCCAGGTCCCAATATCCACCCACAGTGTGTGGGTCCAGATGCAGTTCGCGAGTGTGCATAAGTGGTAACATATGCGCAGGGTTGCTCGGTCAGCATACATCAGTACCACGGAGAAACGGGATGAGTAACGATTAGATTGGAAACTGAAATCTAATGGGCGTGATAGTGTCCATGGATTAGGAATATCTGTGATTGGGTGGTGCAAGAACTGTGATGCCGCTTGGTGGACCAGCACCAGGATACAAATCGAGGCCCAAACCAGAAGCAAGATGGTGGAATAGATAATGCCACGAGCGATGGACTCAAAATTGTTACTCACCAATAGCATCTGGCCTCAAGGCCCCCCATTCCTGACCACGAAGAACCTTGAGTCCATGCGCATTCTTGACAAACTCACAATCGCATCGTCTGAGATACCTGGAACTTCCCCATCACCCTCAACGTGCCTCTGACCAGTCTGCGCCACCACCTCTCGTAGGAGCCCTATGTATTCCTTGCGCTCGGCATCGGCTTGTCGCTTGTACATAGCCTGCACCCAATATATTGCTTCGTATCTGCTTTCATATCGGGTATAGATGCGGCTAAAGGTAAATAACCTCGAGCAGCGGTGAACAAATGCAAGGCGCGGAGAAGGGCCCAGAATTGACTCGTCCCGACACCCCCGTTTCCAGCAGCATTGAGGTAACCAGTGCATTTCTCATCGGCAAATAGGGCTTGAATATCTCTCGGCACGTCTGTTAGGGTCCATGCACGGTAAGCTTGTGCAACGGCCTCGTCAAAGTTTTCCTCGTCTATTTGACCTTCATCGCCGTAACCTGTGCTTTGAAAGCCTGTTTCTCAGAGTAAGAGGTTGGAGGATTCCCGTCGTGCTGTTAAACGGGGCCATCAATGTAATTCCCCAAAGATTCACGGCTAGTATAGGGGCGGGGTATTAGGATAAAAGGACAATAGCGGAGGTTTGGGGTGAGACATGCGTACAAGCGTTTGGGATGATAACCCAGCATCCCCACGCCACACTACCAATGAAACGTAGGCTGAAAACTCACCGCTGCTTTCCAATCATGCATCGCGCGCACGAGGATATAGACATAGGGTACATGCCCATGGTCTGTCGGATCCATCGCCGGAAAGTCCAGGGAGAGTGAATGCTCGAGAAGCTCGGGGAAAGGCTTGTCGATCCTGAGGGAGGGTGCTGTCTCAGAGTGGGAGTCCACAACTAGTAGGATCAACGGGCGGCCGGATAAACGA encodes:
- a CDS encoding cytochrome P450 family protein translates to MSTGEAQTIEELTTAISTQGQPDAKTRRYDRQLRLWATAGQNALESARILVVGSTATSSSIMKNLVLPGIGHFTIMDHRSVSSEDVGNNFFLEYSSIGKPRAEEAIRLLSELNDSVEGVANTSNIEEVLEKDPAYITGFTLVIAHNLPDGPLRKLASLLWSNVAHPPLVVVRTAGFLADFTIQLHEHAVVDSHSETAPSLRIDKPFPELLEHSLSLDFPAMDPTDHGHVPYVYILVRAMHDWKAACGVGMLGYHPKRFTGYGDEGQIDEENFDEAVAQAYRAWTLTDVPRDIQALFADEKCTGYLNAAGNGGVGTSQFWALLRALHLFTAARAIYWVQAMYKRQADAERKEYIGLLREVVAQTGQRHVEGDGEVPGISDDAIEWGALRPDAIAQSLAIAPSGTATFAALGTRFAFETTHGRSPTPGSDEDYVLLEQCFNTLIGGDAGEEGKIALGELHRAPTAELPTTAALVGGLVAQEAIKVITRQYIPIDGTCIIDLVSSTTATIKVACLCALVIRVISWRIRRGRLPAGPPAHPIWGHVDLVKSPRLHLIAAEWTKSFGNLVTLHFMGTNTVIINSAADAVELLDKRAASTSGRPREVMMGDVMGYNTSVGLHQPDERFRKLRRVMASAMHATAVRSYQPIEVNNVKYMLRRMAGLGGSMLTNNDKVNTASVNQAMGVGHPASSAQPMSLVREAATRFILNVAYGHEVKPHDPFIGLIHAAMMKIREGKYPIVEAFPWLVNLPRWLPGTRFLQVGAEGHALREAYAGGHSSKLRPKWFFRIQFLAIKGGPDEATAHDQDLIKWTASAIFVGGSDTGKDCGGDQHFPPHDGRKPGRSKTCAGRNRESIRSQRSYSGAPATAGTEGEVSTNACIIPVPERLPGFEDRHQLPYLEAVFKEVMRINPGLSMGLPHAVTQEEIYHGYTFPVGTIIRANLWAILHDPALYSSPHTFEPKRHLGPHADPNPLRYVFGFGRRICPGVHLAADQPWLAMAGILSTFNVVGGKGLIEEAKLRTMGYV